The genomic DNA CTGCCCCTTGGATCAAACCTTTCCTCCACACCTGTCAGGAATATTTTCCTGGCAAGGCGGGTTATCTCTATCTCTGTATCCATATTCACATGTTTCGGTATATTGATATTGAGCAGATCCACGCCAGCGGGAAGGCCTTTGCAAATTACTTTACGTGCTATCCTGTTAACTATTTTTATACCTGTCTTAAAGTCGTAACTATATGTGCGGTGATCATCAAACTTATCCCCCTCATCAAGTACCTGTATGGATGCAGCAAGTGCAGGTATGCCATAGCTTGCAGCTTCAAGCGCTGCGCCGATTGTTCCGCTTGTTGTTACGGTATCCGTACTGATGTTCTCACCGATATTGAAACCTGAAAGAACAAGGTCAGGCTGCTTCTTTAGTATGGAGAATAAACCGATTATTACTGAATCAGTGGGTGTTCCTGCAACAGCGTATGCTTTAAAACCGTTCACAGGGGCAAGTGAAACCCTGAGTGGTTCAAAGATAGATATGCCGCGTCCTACACCACTTTTCTGGCTGGAAGGTGCAACAACCGTTACTTCTCCAAGGTCGCATACACTATCATAAGCCGCTTTAAGCCCGGTCGAATACACACCGTCATCATTGGTCAAGAGAATGTTTTTCATTGCTAGCAAATAAGCCGATGATAAAATAAATCTGTGTCTTCTTGACCTCCTGACAGTAAGTAAGTATTTTATACCTTTGATACATCAAGAACGCAAAAAAAAGGACATGATTTATTATGACTATTGAGAAAGGCGATTTTATAAGAGTTTCATATTCCGGAAAAACGGATGAAGGCCGTATTTTTGATACGACTGAAGAAGATGTTGCAAAAGCAAACAACATTTATAATGAAAAGGGGAAATACGGCGGAGATGTCGTTATAGTAGGTGCAAAGCATACAATTGCAGGATTGGATGAGGATTTTGTGGGAAAAGAAGCTGGATACAAAGGCAGCGTGACGATCCCTCCTGAGAAAGCATTCGGCCAGAGGAATCCTGAACTTATAGAAAACATACCTGCACACAAATTCGATAAAAAAGTACAGGTCGGAATGCCAGTAGAGGTTGAGGGCCGCCCGGGATTTGTAATAAGAGCAATCGGCAGGATGGTGCAGGTTGACTTTAACAGGTTCCTTGCAGGGCAGACCGTAACATACGACTATGAAATAAAAGAGAAAATCGAAGATGACGAGGGCAAGATAAAAGGTCTTATCGGGTTATATGTCGGAAAGGACCTGCCTGTCCAGTTAAATGATGGTACGGCAACAGTTGAGATCGAGCCTGAGATGACATATAGCCAGAGATGGCTCATGTCCAAAAGGCAGATCGCACGTGAAGTGATCGATAATACCGGAATCAAAGAAATAATTTACACTGAGAAATATAACAAGGAAATATTAGAGCCAAAAAATAGTGAATAATTAACCAATAGCAAATGCAGGTCTGATAACTTCCCAGAGGATAAGAATGACTATTGTGGCCTCCAGCAACATGGCAAGCTGTTCTGTGGAAAGTTCTCTTGCAGTTGTGTAAAGATCTTGCAGCGAGTCGATCTTATGCTGCACAACTTTTCCAAAGTCCCATACTTTGAGAGTGTTAAGCATCTTCTGATATGCTGACTGGTAATACCAGTCCTGCGTTACTTTATGGGGATTCATTATATCTTCGATTTCATCAAGTATCACAAGCCCTATCTCGCTCACTTTAAGGAGTGATTTTTCAAGTTTTCTTGGTGCCTGTGTCAGGAAATAGTATCTGGAGCTGCTTAGTTTTTTTATTGCATCAAAAGCATTACCGATTTCAGAATCAATTTTGTGGTCATATATCTGGAATAAAAGTAAAAGTGTGATCGCAAGCTCCAGCAACTCGCGCAGCTCCTTGATGTAATCCTCGCATCCTAAAATAAATGCGCCTTCTGTTGAAGCAAGGAACAGGTCTTCATCATAGTAAGAAAGGTCATTTGCAAGTTTCTCAGTAATTTCCTTACGATGAAGGGCTCGAATAGATGTTTCACCTGACAGGAAACGGGTTATTATTTCACCATATTGTTCTTTCAACCCTTTCTGGTCAAGCCTGGGTGTGAATTCCCTGAGCCTGAGAAGTGTATATTTTTTCAGATTGGGATAATATGAAATCTTCTTCCCCGGATTTAGTTTTTCACGGATCTCATTGATCTTCATATTGGCAAATGACTGGAAATCCAGTCCTTCAACAATGATAGTATTTGAATGAAGGGCTACCAGGATATCATTGAAATACATTTTGTCCCTGATCTCGATTTCAGTCCGAAGTATCGAAACACCTGCTATAAAAACATCGGTGTAAATATTTGCGGTGCATGTGATTTTTTCACTTCCCGCAACAATTACTGCCACACCTTCTGACTGTTCCACTTCTATGGGTTTATTCCATCTTTCTGCTATTACTTCACTACCGATGAATTTCTTTAACTGGATCTTGTCCAGTTCTCCTCCATGCCCAAAAGCCAGAAGAATTGTGAGTTTGCCATTTAAAATGGTCAAATCGCCTGCAGCATCCATATGTATGAATAATGTGTTGAAAAGTATATAAAGATATTATACTAAAATTATACTGAAATTATAATGAAATTATAAATACTATATTAATGATGTCCATCTTATAAATATGATATTAATGATGTCCCGGTCATCTCTTCAGGTTTTTTAATATTCAAGACCTCAAGAAGTGTCGGGGCAATATCTGCAAGTATTCCGTCCCTTAGCCTGACCCTGGTGTCACAGAAAAGGAAAGGTACAGGGTTGCAGGTATGTGCTGTGTGTATTCCGCCTGTTTCATCAAGCATCTGCTCGGCATTGCCATGGTCTGCCGACAATATCAATATTCCGCCTGCCGAGCTTACTGCTTCAAACACCTTTCCAACGCAATTATCCACAGCTTCAGTAGCTTTCACGGCTGCTTCAAATATCCCGGTATGCCCGACCATGTCAAGATTTGCATAATTCAGGATAATTATATCAAATTTGCCTGATGAGACTGCTTTTACAACTTCATCGGTTACAGGATAAGCGCTCATTTCCGGCTTATGATCATAGGTAGCTACTTTCGGGGAGGGTACCAATATCCGTTCCTCGCCATCAACAGGCATCTCTCTCC from Candidatus Methanoperedens sp. includes the following:
- the surE gene encoding 5'/3'-nucleotidase SurE yields the protein MKNILLTNDDGVYSTGLKAAYDSVCDLGEVTVVAPSSQKSGVGRGISIFEPLRVSLAPVNGFKAYAVAGTPTDSVIIGLFSILKKQPDLVLSGFNIGENISTDTVTTSGTIGAALEAASYGIPALAASIQVLDEGDKFDDHRTYSYDFKTGIKIVNRIARKVICKGLPAGVDLLNINIPKHVNMDTEIEITRLARKIFLTGVEERFDPRGRPYYWINGELIRDAEEGTDVKAVMKNGHISVTPLSLDTTARIDFKDIEDLL
- a CDS encoding peptidylprolyl isomerase — encoded protein: MTIEKGDFIRVSYSGKTDEGRIFDTTEEDVAKANNIYNEKGKYGGDVVIVGAKHTIAGLDEDFVGKEAGYKGSVTIPPEKAFGQRNPELIENIPAHKFDKKVQVGMPVEVEGRPGFVIRAIGRMVQVDFNRFLAGQTVTYDYEIKEKIEDDEGKIKGLIGLYVGKDLPVQLNDGTATVEIEPEMTYSQRWLMSKRQIAREVIDNTGIKEIIYTEKYNKEILEPKNSE